The Candidatus Poribacteria bacterium genomic sequence ATATTGGATACTGTCCCCAAGTAGATATCTTGTTACGGATCAGGGCGAACTCCGTTCCAATGCTAACCCCGCTGTACAGTGCCCGTATCAGGATGTGTTCCGGTCCTGGATCAGGCAAGGTGACATCAGCGTAGCTAAAATTCTGATTTTCGTCAGAGACAAGTGCTTTGGCGTGCATTTTTTAACACCTCATGTAGATATTTTGTCGAGATATGAATCTCGACCTCCTTAGAAACGTGGCAGCTCGTGCGTCACGCGGCGTGTGTTGTATTCTAGTTGATAGCGGAGGTGCTCTGGGGTCTGTGGGTATTTTTCCGCATCAGGATACGGATAGGCGGACATGTCGTGGAATGGCAGCGGNNNNNNNNNNNNTCCTTGTCCCAGCCATCACTGTAGAGGATAAAATCCCGTTCCCAGCCATCTTCCAATGGCGGCAGTCCAGCCGCATCAAACTCGACGGTCATCTCGTCCCCAGCATTCAAGATGACATACATATCGTCAATCTCTTCCAGCAAGCGCGTCACTTCTCCGTACCGGGTGTAATGCCCCGCCAAATCTCGCCACTGTTTTGCCGTTGTAACCTTATTGTAATCAAACAGATGCGGTGCATGGGGGGTTGGACGATACATTTTGGAAAAGCCGCGGTAGTGGAGATCTGTGTGGTTCGGAGATAGCGTCGTGATGCGGGTCGGCACGTCCGTCCCGCCGATAGAGAAAAACGCTGCATCCCAGTAAATCTGCATGTTGGTCGCAATTTTGACCTGCCGATCTTCCGAGAGGAATTTGCCCGTCAGATTGATGCAGATNNNNNNNNNNNNNNNNNNNNNNNNNNNNNNNNNNNNNNNNNNNNNNNNNNACCTGTAGATAAGGAAAGTGAGGGTTAATCGCCGGATTCTGTGAGAGTGCAAGGTTGATACTGGTATCTGTTGGGAAGATCCAGCCTGTGAGAAATAAAGTAAGTCCTAAATCATCAGGCACGTCCTCCAAATCGAGAACGATGAAATGGGGATCAACGACACCTTGGAACGGTCCCGGTTCGTGTTCAATCGCATAGCGATAATCGACGGCTTTGAGTGCTTCGGAGACATCGTATCCATGGTGATCGAGTGCTATGCGTGGGTGATGAATCTCTTTCGTGGTGTAGATTTTGAAGTCTGGAAACGGTGGTGGCGTATATTTCTCATCAACGAAGATTTGGGTGCCTGCAGGGTGGTCTACAGCTAGCAGCTTGACCATATCGAAATAGGCGGTCTCCCATAGCTCCTCCGTAATCTGAAGCGAATAGACACCCGCTTTCGGCTGCATGAGTTCACCGGAAATTTTGACGTAATCTGCGGTTTCAGCAGCAGCGAGAAATCCCCCCGGTGTAACCATTCCAAGTGGGCTGCGCCATAGGAGGTCTGTTACGAACTGATAACCAGCACCGTCGTAGACGTAGAGGAATGGGCACGAGCCCTTCAACACCTGCTTTTCGAGGATGAGTTGGTTTGATTTGGGGGTGATGACATTTTGTGGAACGCCGTTTGTCCAGACAACCCGTAGTACATCCGCCTGTTTCTCTTTCCCCAGACCGAAATGTGTTATCGGGTCGGTAACATATTTCATTTGGTAGAGTTCGCCGGCCTTGAGTTCCACTTTTGCGCCGATGCCGTCAATGTTCTCCAGCTTCACTTGCAGCCAACTGTTTTGGTTCCCACCCTCGTTGCGTAGCGCAACCACTCCGCCATCGGAGTCGGTCAGGAACAGGTCAAGATCTCCATCGTTGTCATAATCGCCAACGGTGCCCTCACCTCCACTCCGAATCGTATTGGGCAAGACATTGGAGGCATCGGTGAAGCGTCCTGTCCCATCGTTCCGAAACAGGAAAACGCCACGTCCATCCCCCTTTTTCGGTGTACCGATAAGCCATAGATCCAAGAAACCGTCGTTGTCATAATCGAGGAAATGGGCATCTAAACCGTGCACACCTTTTGCATCGTTGAGCGTCTCTTCGTGTGAACGCCCATCGGGGGCATAGGTCCCGTCGCCGCGGTTTCGATAGAGCTGATGGGGTGTTTCGCCATCGGTTGCTAGAAACAGGTCAATATCGCCATCGTTGTCATAGTCACTGACCGCGATTGCTGTGAAAACGTGGTTTTGGGAGACACCTATTTCATCGGTCAACGCCTGCATCTTCCCCTGACGTAGATTGGTGTAGAGCGTACAGCCATTCCCATCATTTGCGATTAGCAGATCAAGATCACCATCATCGTCAAAATCACCGAGCCTTGCGTCCCGTGCGCCCGGACGTTCCGATGGGATGAACGTCTGATCGCTAACATCGCTGAAGACGCCATCGGCATTGTTGCGATACATCTCCACTCGGTTCCCTGTTGTGAAAAGATCCAGATCGCCGTCATGGTCGTAATCAACGAACAGGCTTGGTCCTCCGCCGTGGTCCTTTGAACGCTGATCTGAGGCGGGGACAGCAAAGTCCGTCATCTCGGTGAAGTTACCTGCTCCATCATTGAGAAGGAGAGTGCTTCCCTCGTCTCCGGACAGATACAGATCTGGGTCGCCATCCTTGTCTAAATCAGCAAAAGCGGCGGTGTCTCCGCGGTGTCCGACTGTAGTAGTGCGAACAAATTGTCTACCTTCATTCCGAAAGAGATTGGATTCAGCGTCTAAAACAGCGGAGGTGGTATATAGGTCGAGATTACCGTCGTTATCGTAGTCTGTCAGCAGAATTTTGGAGCGCGTCCCGTTCAGGTTGCCAAGCCCAACCTCCTGAGTCACATCGACAAAGTTCGTTCTGATTGGTAGCGTCTGTTTTGCTTTGATCCTTGCTTTGAACCCGGAACTGAAACTCTCAATCGGATGCCCCAAGATGTTCGTCACTAACTCTCCGATTCCCTGTTGGTAGCGGGGACTTCGTTTTTGAACGTTCTCAAAAATCTGGATATATCGGGCGGCTCCTTTGGTGTCGCCTTGACCTATCAAAAGCAGTCCCTGTTTCAGATACTTGAGAAACTCTTCATCGGTATCCCACAGCAGGGCATTCAACTCCATGCAAATCCGCTTCGCTTCCTCAACCTGTTCTCGTCGTAAAAATGCGTTCGCTAACTTGAGCAACACCACTACATTCGCTGGGGTTCGATCTCGCAATTCCCGCAGATGCAAAATCGCCTCATCCATTGCGTCTGGGTTGTCCCGCTGACTGAGATAGTGACGTGCCAGTTTATATCGAGTTTCAAGGTCATCCGGCGCAAGTTTCACCGCCTCCTGAATCGCTGCAACCGCTTCCGTGGCTCTGCTCCGCGATTGATAGATCTCCGCCAAAATAAAATGTAATTGACTATCCATCGGTTCGACTTCAAGCCCACGCTTAATCCATACTTCCGCTTCCTCATGCTGTTTGAGGCGTAGGTGTGCGACGGCGAGGTTGCCGTAACCGATCGATTCATCGGGTGCTAAATTGACCAAGCCCTGAAACTGCTCAATCGCTTGATGTGGTTGGGATTCTTCGAGTTACAGCCGAGACGGTTTCATCGACAGTTTGTTGGGAGTTAGCGATGGGGATGTAGATGAGGAGTAAAACGTGAAGCGTAAAACGTAAAACGGAAAGAGCGATATGTTTTAGGTTATACACCTTGTGTACAGAGAGTTTCATAGTCCCTTTTTCCAACGGTTTTCTTCTGCTACTATTTGCCTTCCAGTTCAGCACGGACGATACGGGTCCCGGCGACGAGATTTTGCAGCTTCAGACAGCACAGCCAGCGTGGGAGTTGGAAGAAACCACAGTCAGGCGAAATGCTCAATCGTTCAGGGGGGCAGTGTTGTAAAACTTGGCGGATGCGGTCGGCGACCTCTTCGGGCGGTTCTTGCCAAAAACTCTTGATGTCCACGACACCCGCCATAAAGTCGAACTGTCCCTCGAATCTGCTGTAGATATCGTGCTCAATCATTTCGCGGTTGGCAAACTCCATCGACAGGCAGTCGACGTTCATATCCAGCAATGCGGGGAACATCCAGTCGTACCGACGCTTGCCACGGGGCCGTGACCCCAAATTGCCGAAACAGATGTGTAGGTTCTTTCGCACCGAGACCCCATCAAGCGCACGATTGAGCAGTGCCACCCAATCTTCAAGTTTGCCGGGAATGATGCCGAAACTCGGTTCATCAAGTTGGACTTCAGTACACCCTTCCGCCTCAAGGGCTTTCAATTCTTGGTTGATGACTTCAGCGAATTCCCAACCAAGTTCGACACGGTCCTTATACGGGTCGCCATCCCGGATTTGGATGTGCATGGTCAATGTCAAGGGACCTGGGCAACACGCCTTGATTCGCTGTCCTTCGCCGGCATTTGCCTTCAGGAACTGGAATTCCTCCACAATACCCAAACCAGCCGGGATACGCACCCGATCCTCGATATTGTAACGTGGGACGCTATCGTACGCATACAGTCCGGTTTGACGGAGGACAGGTCGTTCAATTAATCCCTCCATCCGTCCGTAGAAGTTTTGTACGAAATACCAGCGGCGCATTTCACCGTCCGTGATGGTGTCAAGGCCGGCCTCCTTCTGGTCCAAGATTGCCAGCCGGACAGCGTCATCATAAACCTCTCTTATGTCAGTCGGTCCATACTCGCCGCGTTTTTCTGCCTCCATCGCTGTCCAAAACCAGCCCGGCATCGCATGGGAACCGATTACTGTTGTAGGAAGCAATTGTTTGTATGGCATGAGTTCTCCTTTATGAATAACGCAAGTTGCTAGACATATAGGTCAAGTTTTCATACTCGATATCTATTAGAAATAACCAAATTTAGGACACACCTGCCGCCCCTCTGGGGCTTTAGGGGATTGGTTTGCTGATGTGCTATACACCTATCGCCCCTCTGGGGCTTTGTGGGTCGGACATTTTGCCTGACCTACGGGTATAAGGGGCAATTTTATCGCGCCGCACATCACTAGCAGCTTAGGTTATGAATAAGTAAAAAATTAAAGTGTCTAAAGTGCTTAGTAAGCCTTAGAATTGCTGCTCCTAACTTTAGCACACTTTGCTTAACTTTAGCAACACTTTATCATGAGTGGCTATCAATTATCCCTTGACAATATCACCGAATTAAGATAAATTGTTCGCTGTTTACAAGGAAATTTATCCTTATTATAGTAAAGTTTAGAATTATTGATACACTTTCAATGCAGAACCAA encodes the following:
- a CDS encoding VCBS repeat-containing protein; this encodes MVNLAPDESIGYGNLAVAHLRLKQHEEAEVWIKRGLEVEPMDSQLHFILAEIYQSRSRATEAVAAIQEAVKLAPDDLETRYKLARHYLSQRDNPDAMDEAILHLRELRDRTPANVVVLLKLANAFLRREQVEEAKRICMELNALLWDTDEEFLKYLKQGLLLIGQGDTKGAARYIQIFENVQKRSPRYQQGIGELVTNILGHPIESFSSGFKARIKAKQTLPIRTNFVDVTQEVGLGNLNGTRSKILLTDYDNDGNLDLYTTSAVLDAESNLFRNEGRQFVRTTTVGHRGDTAAFADLDKDGDPDLYLSGDEGSTLLLNDGAGNFTEMTDFAVPASDQRSKDHGGGPSLFVDYDHDGDLDLFTTGNRVEMYRNNADGVFSDVSDQTFIPSERPGARDARLGDFDDDGDLDLLIANDGNGCTLYTNLRQGKMQALTDEIGVSQNHVFTAIAVSDYDNDGDIDLFLATDGETPHQLYRNRGDGTYAPDGRSHEETLNDAKGVHGLDAHFLDYDNDGFLDLWLIGTPKKGDGRGVFLFRNDGTGRFTDASNVLPNTIRSGGEGTVGDYDNDGDLDLFLTDSDGGVVALRNEGGNQNSWLQVKLENIDGIGAKVELKAGELYQMKYVTDPITHFGLGKEKQADVLRVVWTNGVPQNVITPKSNQLILEKQVLKGSCPFLYVYDGAGYQFVTDLLWRSPLGMVTPGGFLAAAETADYVKISGELMQPKAGVYSLQITEELWETAYFDMVKLLAVDHPAGTQIFVDEKYTPPPFPDFKIYTTKEIHHPRIALDHHGYDVSEALKAVDYRYAIEHEPGPFQGVVDPHFIVLDLEDVPDDLGLTLFLTGWIFPTDTSINLALSQNPAINPHFPYLQV
- a CDS encoding cobalamin-independent methionine synthase II family protein, with amino-acid sequence MPYKQLLPTTVIGSHAMPGWFWTAMEAEKRGEYGPTDIREVYDDAVRLAILDQKEAGLDTITDGEMRRWYFVQNFYGRMEGLIERPVLRQTGLYAYDSVPRYNIEDRVRIPAGLGIVEEFQFLKANAGEGQRIKACCPGPLTLTMHIQIRDGDPYKDRVELGWEFAEVINQELKALEAEGCTEVQLDEPSFGIIPGKLEDWVALLNRALDGVSVRKNLHICFGNLGSRPRGKRRYDWMFPALLDMNVDCLSMEFANREMIEHDIYSRFEGQFDFMAGVVDIKSFWQEPPEEVADRIRQVLQHCPPERLSISPDCGFFQLPRWLCCLKLQNLVAGTRIVRAELEGK